From the genome of Mustela lutreola isolate mMusLut2 chromosome 16, mMusLut2.pri, whole genome shotgun sequence, one region includes:
- the LDHD gene encoding probable D-lactate dehydrogenase, mitochondrial, with protein sequence MASLLRAAANPWGLFPWRGYCSRGTKGELSKDFVEALKAVVGSPHVSTTAADREQHGHDESMHRCRPPGAVVWPQNVEQVSQLAALCYSQGVPIVPFGTGTGLEGGVCAMQGGVCINLTRMDQILRVNPQDFSVVVEPGVTRKTLNTYLRDSGLWFPVDPGADASLGGMVATAASGTNAVRYGTMRDNVLNLEVVLPGGRLLHTAGLGRHFRKSAAGYNLTGLFVGSEGTLGLITAATLRLHPAPEATVAATCAFPSVQAAVDATVHILQAAVPVARIEFLDEVMMDACNRHSQLNSFVAPTLFLEFHGSERALAEQIERAEEITQHNGASHFSWAKGAQERSRLWAARHNAWYAALALRPGCKGYSTDVCVPISRLPEILVQTKEDLKASGLTGCIVGHVGDGNFHCILLVDPEDTEELRRVRDFGKQLGRRALALHGTCTGEHGIGLGKRQLLQEEVGVVGMEIMRQLKAMLDPRGLMNPGKVL encoded by the exons ATGGCCAGTTTGCTCCGGGCTGCTGCGAACCCCTGGGGGCTGTTCCCCTGGAGGGGCTACTGCTCCAGGGGGACGAAG GGCGAGCTCAGCAAAGACTTTGTGGAGGCTCTGAAGGCAGTTGTGGGGAGCCCTCATGTGTCCACTACTGCTGCTGACCGAGAGCAGCACGGGCACGATGAGTCCATGCACAG GTGCCGACCTCCAGGCGCTGTGGTGTGGCCCCAGAATGTGGAACAGGTCAGCCAGCTGGCCGCCCTGTGCTACAGCCAAGGAGTGCCCATCGTCCCATTTGGCACTGGCACGGGGCTTGAGGGTGGAGTCTGTGCCATGCAg GGCGGCGTCTGCATCAACCTGACACGCATGGACCAAATCCTGAGGGTAAACCCACAGGACTTCTCTGTGGTGGTGGAGCCCGGCGTCACCCGCAAAACGCTCAACACCTACCTGCGGGACAGTGGCCTCTGGTTTCCTGTGG ACCCGGGCGCGGACGCCTCCCTCGGGGGCATGGTGGCCACCGCGGCCTCCGGCACCAATGCTGTGCGGTATGGCACGATGCGGGACAACGTGCTGAACCTGGAGGTGGTGCTGCCCGGGGGCCGGCTGCTTCACACCGCGGGCCTGGGCCGGCACTTCCG GAAGAGTGCAGCAGGCTACAACCTCACAGGGCTCTTCGTGGGCTCTGAGGGGACACTGGGACTCATCACGGCTGCCACCCTGCGCCTGCACCCCGCCCCTGAGGCCACGGTGGCCGCCACCTGCGCATTTCCCAGTGTCCAGGCTGCTGTGGATGCCACCGTTCACATCCTCCAGGCTGCAGTGCCCGTGGCCCGCATTG AGTTTCTGGATGAAGTCATGATGGACGCCTGCAACAGGCACAGCCAGCTGAACTCCTTCGTGGCACCCACACTCTTCCTTGAGTTCCACGGGTCTGAGCGGGCACTGGCCGAGCAGATAGAGCGGGCAG AGGAGATCACCCAGCACAACGGAGCCTCCCACTTCTCCTGGGCCAAGGGGGCCCAGGAGCGCAGCCGGCTCTGGGCGGCGCGGCACAACGCCTGGTACGCCGCTCTGGCCCTGCGGCCAGGCTGCAAG ggctatTCCACCGACGTGTGTGTGCCCATCTCCCGGCTGCCGGAGATCCTGGTGCAGACCAAGGAGGACCTGAAGGCGTCAGGACTCACAG GATGCATTGTTGGACATGTGGGCGATGGCAATTTCCATTGTATTCTGCTGGTGGACCCAGAGGACACCGAGGAGCTCCGCAGGGTCAgggactttggaaaacagctggGCAG GCGGGCACTGGCACTCCACGGGACGTGTACTGGGGAACATGGCATTGGTCTGGGCAAGCGGCAGCTGCTACAGGAGGAGGTGGGCGTCGTGGGCATGGAGATCATGCGGCAGCTGAAGGCCATGCTGGATCCCCGAGGCCTCATGAACCCAGGCAAGGTGCTGTGA